The following proteins are encoded in a genomic region of Pseudanabaena sp. BC1403:
- a CDS encoding undecaprenyl-diphosphate phosphatase — MEYWQAFVLGIVQGLTEFLPISSTAHLKVVPAILGWKDAGLSFDAVIQLGSIAAVVGYFWKDLSNITLGSIKAVRSQNYKSQEFKLAVAIALGTIPILFGGLLIKIFVPDYDKSPLRSLTAIAIASIVMSSLLALAEILGQRGKTEKRQFHRVRVIDGILMGVAQTMALVPGVSRSGSTLTAGLFLGLDRVAATRFSFLLGIPAITIGGLVELISLIKKGFGDVGLGQLLIGLLSSVIFSYLAIAWLLKFFQTHTTWVFVIYRLIFGALLLTGVGLGWLK; from the coding sequence ATGGAATACTGGCAAGCTTTTGTTTTAGGGATCGTGCAAGGACTAACTGAATTTTTGCCGATTAGTAGCACAGCTCATTTGAAGGTAGTTCCTGCGATTTTGGGATGGAAAGATGCTGGTCTATCCTTTGATGCTGTGATTCAACTTGGCAGTATTGCCGCAGTTGTCGGCTATTTCTGGAAAGATCTTAGCAATATTACACTAGGCAGTATCAAAGCCGTCCGATCGCAAAACTACAAGTCCCAAGAATTTAAGTTGGCAGTGGCGATCGCTCTCGGAACAATCCCAATTTTATTTGGTGGCTTACTAATTAAAATTTTTGTCCCAGACTATGACAAATCACCTTTGAGGAGTCTGACCGCGATCGCGATCGCCTCAATAGTAATGTCCAGTTTGCTTGCCCTAGCGGAGATATTGGGTCAGCGTGGCAAAACTGAGAAACGCCAATTTCATAGAGTTCGAGTAATTGACGGCATTTTAATGGGTGTAGCGCAAACAATGGCACTTGTGCCAGGGGTATCGCGTTCAGGCTCGACTTTAACCGCAGGTTTGTTTTTAGGATTAGATCGCGTTGCTGCAACTAGGTTTTCCTTTTTGCTAGGTATTCCTGCGATCACCATTGGTGGGCTGGTTGAGTTAATCAGCTTGATTAAAAAAGGTTTTGGTGACGTTGGTTTAGGACAGCTTTTGATCGGGCTATTATCATCGGTGATTTTTTCGTACTTAGCGATCGCATGGTTACTGAAATTCTTCCAAACACACACGACTTGGGTATTCGTAATATATCGATTAATTTTTGGAGCGTTATTACTTACAGGTGTTGGTTTAGGTTGGCTCAAATAA
- the rplU gene encoding 50S ribosomal protein L21 — translation MSYAIIETGGKQYRVEVGRFYDVELLEAEEDSKLSIDKVLFVNMEGAISIGQPLVDSASVEVTVMRHHKAKKVIVYKMRPKKKTRRKNGHRQPMTRIMVEAINLSGKAA, via the coding sequence ATGAGTTACGCAATCATTGAAACAGGCGGTAAGCAATATCGCGTCGAAGTCGGCAGATTTTATGACGTTGAGCTACTTGAAGCCGAAGAAGACAGCAAACTGTCTATTGATAAAGTTTTGTTTGTCAATATGGAAGGTGCCATTTCGATTGGTCAGCCCCTAGTTGATAGCGCAAGCGTAGAAGTTACTGTAATGCGCCATCACAAGGCGAAAAAAGTAATCGTTTACAAAATGCGTCCTAAGAAAAAAACTCGCAGAAAGAACGGTCACCGTCAGCCGATGACTCGGATCATGGTAGAAGCAATTAACCTAAGCGGTAAGGCTGCTTAA
- the rpmA gene encoding 50S ribosomal protein L27: MAHKKGTGSTRNGRDSNAKRLGVKRYGGQVVKAGSILVRQRGTKFHPGNNVGRGSDDTLYATVDGVVTFERFGKTRKKISVYAPVAVEVAEAEVA; the protein is encoded by the coding sequence ATGGCACATAAGAAGGGTACAGGTAGTACAAGAAACGGGCGTGACTCTAATGCTAAACGCCTTGGCGTAAAGCGTTACGGCGGTCAAGTCGTTAAGGCTGGAAGCATCCTAGTCCGTCAACGCGGTACAAAGTTTCACCCAGGCAATAACGTCGGGCGTGGTAGCGATGACACATTGTACGCAACCGTTGATGGCGTTGTGACTTTTGAGCGTTTTGGCAAAACCCGTAAGAAAATTAGCGTTTATGCGCCTGTAGCTGTCGAAGTTGCAGAGGCAGAAGTTGCTTAA
- a CDS encoding response regulator, with translation MDTSGKLDPTASSFRILLAEDNPVNQKVAKRVLNHLGYQADIVNNGAEAVKAIANTGYDLILMDIQMPEMDGLETTKYIRNLESQTQLPPIAIIAMTANATDDDQNLCRDAGMNDYISKPIQIDKLRNLLQHYESVRTQK, from the coding sequence ATGGATACCTCAGGCAAACTCGATCCGACTGCATCTAGTTTCAGAATACTCTTAGCCGAAGATAACCCTGTCAACCAAAAGGTAGCCAAACGAGTGTTAAACCATCTGGGATATCAAGCCGATATAGTTAACAACGGTGCCGAAGCAGTTAAAGCGATCGCCAACACAGGCTACGATCTGATCCTGATGGATATTCAAATGCCTGAGATGGATGGTTTGGAGACAACCAAATATATTCGTAATCTGGAATCACAAACACAACTTCCTCCAATTGCAATCATTGCTATGACGGCAAATGCCACCGATGACGATCAAAATCTCTGTCGTGACGCAGGAATGAATGATTACATCAGTAAACCTATTCAGATCGATAAGCTCAGAAACCTTTTGCAGCATTATGAATCAGTAAGAACACAAAAATAG
- the gatC gene encoding Asp-tRNA(Asn)/Glu-tRNA(Gln) amidotransferase subunit GatC gives MIDREQVRHVAHLGRLQLTEAEEISFTKQLDSILDYFQQLNELDPLLEGVEPTTRAVNTINITRPDILQPFTDREVLLNCAPDREEDFFRVPQIMG, from the coding sequence ATGATTGATAGAGAGCAAGTTCGCCACGTTGCCCATTTAGGGCGTTTACAGTTAACTGAAGCTGAAGAAATTTCTTTTACTAAGCAGCTAGATAGCATTTTGGACTACTTCCAACAGTTAAATGAACTCGATCCTCTGTTAGAAGGGGTTGAACCAACAACCAGAGCCGTTAATACCATCAATATTACTCGCCCCGACATATTGCAACCCTTTACAGATCGCGAGGTCTTACTTAACTGTGCACCTGATCGCGAAGAAGACTTTTTCCGCGTACCACAAATTATGGGCTAG
- a CDS encoding photosystem II protein Y — translation MDLRVLIVLGPIVLVAAWAAFNLGKAVIKGEASLFGKQGNNPFQ, via the coding sequence ATGGATTTAAGAGTATTAATAGTGTTAGGTCCCATCGTTTTGGTAGCTGCATGGGCAGCTTTTAATCTTGGCAAAGCTGTAATCAAGGGTGAAGCTTCCCTATTTGGCAAGCAAGGTAACAATCCTTTCCAATAG
- a CDS encoding photosystem I assembly protein Ycf3 — protein sequence MPRSQRNDNFVDQTFTVIADTILKLFPASQKEKEAFAYYRDGMSAQGDGEYAEALANYEEALKLEENSYDRSYVYYNMGLIHASNGDHDKALEFYEQAIDLNPRMPQALNNVAVIYHHKGENAQDEEQSEKYFNIAADHWVRAIRLAPNNYIEAQNWLKTTGRADINLFF from the coding sequence ATGCCTAGATCGCAACGTAATGACAACTTCGTCGATCAAACCTTTACCGTTATTGCCGACACGATTTTAAAACTCTTTCCTGCCAGTCAGAAAGAAAAAGAAGCCTTTGCTTACTATCGAGATGGCATGTCTGCGCAAGGTGATGGCGAGTATGCCGAAGCATTAGCTAACTACGAAGAAGCTCTTAAGCTTGAGGAAAATTCCTACGATCGCAGCTATGTGTATTACAACATGGGCTTAATTCATGCCAGCAACGGTGATCATGATAAAGCGCTAGAGTTTTATGAACAGGCGATCGATCTTAATCCTCGGATGCCACAAGCTCTCAATAACGTGGCGGTGATTTATCACCATAAAGGCGAAAATGCTCAGGATGAAGAACAATCTGAAAAATATTTCAACATTGCAGCCGACCATTGGGTGAGGGCGATTCGCCTTGCGCCTAACAACTACATCGAAGCCCAAAACTGGCTAAAAACTACTGGTAGAGCCGACATTAATTTATTCTTTTAG